A region of Burkholderia lata DNA encodes the following proteins:
- a CDS encoding 5-guanidino-2-oxopentanoate decarboxylase — MNHPATVSSIAGARKATAAPCHARPRTCGEALVDLLERHGVECVFGIPGVHTVELYRGLAASSIRHVTPRHEQGAGFMADGYARVTGRPGVCFIITGPGMTNIATAMAQAYADSIPMLVISSVNARRELGSGDGRLHELPSQRDVFAGLTAFSHTLLDAADLPQVLARAFAVFASARPRPVHIEIPLDVIVMPAPALSDAPPALPARPAPDANALAAAADLLAHARRPLILAGGGAIHAAAELRELAERLHAPVALTINAKGLLPAGHPLLIGSTQSLPATRAAIRDADVVLAVGTELGETDYDVTFDGGFAIDGRLIRIDIDAQQLMRNARAEIAIAGDSQLALGALSTRLHETPAPTPDAGWGAPRVAAVRAAIAATHDSAAQSQALLIDTIVATLPGAIIAGDSTSPVYVGNFTHDAPAPRSWFNSSTGYGTLGYGLPAAIGAKLAAPARPVVCLIGDGGLQFTLPELASAVEARLPVIVIVWNNHGYGEIRKYMVARDITPVGVDPYTPDFQVLARGFGCAAHTAATPGALAAALRDAAARAIPTVIEIDEATWFGQVQR; from the coding sequence ATGAACCATCCAGCCACCGTTTCCTCCATCGCCGGGGCCCGCAAGGCCACGGCAGCGCCCTGTCATGCCCGCCCCCGCACGTGCGGCGAAGCGCTCGTCGACCTCCTCGAACGCCACGGCGTCGAATGCGTGTTCGGCATTCCCGGCGTGCATACCGTCGAGCTCTATCGCGGCCTCGCCGCCTCGTCGATCCGCCACGTGACGCCGCGCCACGAACAGGGGGCCGGCTTCATGGCCGACGGCTATGCACGCGTCACGGGCCGGCCGGGCGTGTGCTTCATCATCACCGGGCCGGGGATGACCAATATCGCGACCGCGATGGCACAGGCCTACGCGGATTCGATCCCGATGCTGGTGATCTCGAGCGTCAACGCGCGACGCGAACTCGGCAGCGGCGACGGCCGCCTGCACGAGCTGCCGTCCCAGCGCGACGTGTTCGCAGGGCTCACCGCGTTCTCGCACACGCTGCTCGATGCCGCCGACCTGCCGCAAGTCCTTGCGCGCGCATTCGCGGTCTTCGCCAGCGCGCGGCCGCGGCCCGTGCATATCGAGATTCCGCTCGACGTGATCGTGATGCCGGCGCCCGCGCTGTCCGACGCGCCGCCCGCGCTGCCCGCGCGGCCAGCACCGGATGCGAATGCGCTCGCGGCCGCCGCCGACCTGCTCGCGCACGCGCGCCGGCCGCTGATCCTTGCAGGCGGTGGCGCCATTCATGCGGCGGCGGAATTGCGCGAACTCGCCGAACGCCTGCACGCGCCGGTCGCGCTGACGATCAACGCGAAAGGGCTGCTGCCGGCCGGCCACCCGTTGCTGATCGGCTCGACCCAGTCGCTGCCGGCCACCCGTGCGGCGATCCGCGACGCCGACGTGGTACTCGCCGTCGGCACCGAGCTGGGCGAAACCGATTACGACGTCACGTTCGACGGCGGCTTCGCGATCGACGGCCGGCTGATCCGCATCGACATCGACGCGCAACAGCTGATGCGCAACGCGCGCGCCGAGATCGCCATCGCCGGCGATTCGCAACTGGCGCTCGGCGCGTTGTCGACCCGCCTGCACGAAACGCCCGCACCGACACCCGATGCCGGCTGGGGCGCGCCGCGGGTGGCCGCCGTGCGTGCCGCGATCGCAGCGACGCACGACAGCGCCGCCCAGTCGCAAGCGCTGCTGATCGATACGATCGTCGCCACGCTGCCCGGCGCGATCATCGCCGGCGATTCGACCAGCCCCGTCTACGTCGGCAACTTCACCCACGATGCACCGGCGCCGCGCAGCTGGTTCAACTCGTCGACCGGCTACGGCACGCTCGGCTACGGGCTGCCCGCCGCGATCGGCGCCAAGCTCGCCGCGCCCGCGCGCCCGGTCGTGTGCCTGATCGGCGACGGCGGCCTGCAGTTCACGCTGCCGGAGCTGGCGAGCGCAGTCGAGGCGCGGCTGCCGGTGATCGTGATCGTCTGGAACAACCACGGCTACGGCGAGATCCGCAAATACATGGTTGCGCGCGACATCACGCCGGTCGGCGTCGATCCGTATACGCCCGATTTCCAGGTGCTCGCACGCGGCTTCGGCTGCGCGGCGCACACGGCCGCGACACCCGGCGCGCTGGCCGCCGCGCTGCGCGACGCCGCGGCGCGCGCGATCCCGACCGTGATCGAAATCGACGAGGCAACCTGGTTCGGTCAGGTGCAGCGATGA
- a CDS encoding adenylate/guanylate cyclase domain-containing protein, with translation MRCTLCGSENPPGARFCQECQAVLSRTCPHCGHDVAPVARFCSNCGTPLAAPTAASPPSRPSGREPPPTPVHYTPDHLAERIRAEHAAMAARGEPAGERKTVTALFADMAGSTALIHDLDPEVAHRLIVPVVELMMEAVHYYEGYVAKSLGDGILALFGAPIAHEDHAQRALFAALRMQQAMRQHGDRIRLQEGIPLQIRVGVHTGEVVVRSIRTDDLHTEYDPLGHTIHIASRIEGIAAPTSILVSESTHKLAEGYFEFKALGATQLKGIPAPLRVYEVLGLGALRTRLQLAAHRGLARFVGRETEMEHLNRARETVSAGQGRVVGVAGDAGVGKSRLFHEFKERSRRGALVLETFSVSHGKAYSNLPLIELLKNYFQITTQDDERRCREKVIGKALTLERSFEDLVPYVLYLLGIGEGGPVLVEMDPQIRRERTFDAIRQLLARESRNQPVHLLFEDLQWLDRETEAFLTYLIDHVPDARILLLVNYRPEYQPAWVRAAHGSTLRLEPLGPADAQGLLAALLGEDRTLVPLKQLILEKTEGNPFFMEEVVQTLVEERSLLGEAGRYRIVETPATLHIPTTVQGVLAARIDRLPIDEKELLQALAVIGHEFPFSLIRRICGEETARDDELRRLLAHLEAAEFIYECPAFPEVNYSFKHALTQEVAGRSLLTERRTTLHERTAHAIEVLFPTRIADYCSELAHHYSQSGNVPKAVEYLHRAAQQALRHAAHHDAMNHLGAALALLKGLPDTPMRAHSELALLLSLGPVLMDVRGYGANEVGEAYRRALELCERTGEASQRFATQLGLRIHHGVRGEHALGLELGMQMLRTAREANDPGLLIEAHSALGSCLFFLGDFGATRTHAEQALALYDPDQHQAHAFAHGVDPGIRALCFLMLTLWIQGYPDQALTRSVEALALAQKLAHGPSLAFSLTYTAHLHQLRREPMLAAERAEAVIAVSTEHGLPYWLAWGTLLRGWATSVQGSLQDGIAQMRLGLDAQRAAGGEDQRPYALALLADSYWRADDEKAARGMLDEAMAIVEKSGEHCYEAELYRLTGICLAGTVTTAPERDDEAIDCFHRAIARARRQGARALELRAASDLARLLQRQGRADEARQVLSDVYACFTEGFDTSDLQEAKALLDALGAYAG, from the coding sequence ATGCGCTGCACCCTATGCGGTTCCGAGAATCCTCCCGGTGCGAGGTTCTGCCAGGAATGCCAGGCCGTGCTGTCCCGCACGTGTCCGCATTGCGGACACGACGTAGCGCCGGTGGCCCGCTTCTGCAGCAACTGCGGGACGCCGCTGGCCGCACCCACGGCGGCCTCGCCGCCGTCCCGGCCATCGGGCCGGGAGCCGCCGCCGACTCCCGTTCATTACACGCCCGATCATCTTGCCGAGCGCATCCGTGCCGAACACGCGGCCATGGCCGCGCGCGGCGAACCCGCCGGTGAGCGCAAGACCGTGACCGCGCTGTTTGCCGACATGGCCGGGTCGACCGCGTTGATCCACGATCTCGATCCCGAAGTGGCGCATCGCCTGATCGTGCCCGTGGTCGAGCTGATGATGGAAGCGGTCCATTACTACGAGGGGTATGTCGCCAAATCGCTCGGCGATGGCATCCTCGCGCTGTTCGGCGCACCGATCGCCCACGAAGACCACGCGCAGCGCGCGCTTTTCGCTGCGTTGCGCATGCAGCAGGCGATGCGGCAGCATGGCGATCGCATTCGTCTGCAGGAAGGCATTCCTCTGCAGATTCGCGTCGGCGTTCACACCGGCGAGGTCGTCGTCCGCTCGATCCGCACCGACGACCTGCACACCGAATACGATCCGCTCGGGCATACGATCCACATCGCGTCGCGGATCGAGGGCATCGCGGCACCGACGTCGATTCTCGTCAGCGAGTCCACCCACAAGCTGGCCGAAGGCTATTTCGAGTTCAAGGCGCTGGGGGCGACGCAGCTCAAGGGTATTCCCGCGCCGCTGCGCGTCTACGAGGTGCTGGGCCTGGGTGCGTTGCGCACGCGCCTGCAACTGGCGGCGCATCGCGGTCTCGCGCGCTTCGTCGGCCGCGAAACGGAAATGGAACACCTGAACCGGGCGCGGGAGACCGTGAGCGCCGGACAGGGGCGCGTGGTCGGCGTGGCGGGGGACGCCGGCGTCGGCAAGTCTCGCCTGTTCCACGAGTTCAAGGAGCGTTCGCGGCGCGGCGCGCTGGTGCTGGAGACGTTTTCCGTATCGCACGGCAAGGCGTATTCCAATTTGCCGCTGATCGAACTCCTGAAGAATTATTTTCAGATCACGACACAGGACGACGAGCGGCGCTGCCGGGAAAAGGTGATCGGCAAGGCGCTCACGCTCGAGCGCAGTTTCGAGGACCTCGTGCCGTACGTCCTCTATCTGCTTGGCATCGGCGAAGGCGGGCCGGTACTCGTCGAGATGGATCCGCAGATCCGGCGCGAACGTACCTTCGACGCAATCAGGCAGCTTCTCGCGCGAGAGAGCCGGAATCAGCCGGTCCATCTGCTGTTCGAGGATCTGCAATGGCTGGACCGTGAAACGGAAGCCTTCCTCACCTACCTGATCGACCACGTGCCGGATGCTCGCATCCTGCTTCTGGTGAATTACCGGCCCGAGTATCAGCCCGCGTGGGTTCGTGCGGCGCATGGGAGCACCCTGCGGCTCGAACCGCTTGGTCCGGCCGATGCGCAAGGACTGCTCGCGGCGCTGCTCGGCGAGGATCGCACGCTCGTGCCGCTGAAACAGCTCATCCTGGAGAAGACGGAGGGCAACCCGTTCTTCATGGAGGAGGTGGTCCAGACGCTCGTCGAGGAGCGGTCGCTGCTCGGCGAGGCCGGGCGCTATCGCATCGTGGAGACGCCGGCCACGCTGCACATACCCACCACCGTGCAGGGCGTGCTCGCGGCCCGGATCGACCGGCTTCCGATCGACGAAAAGGAACTGCTGCAGGCGCTCGCGGTGATCGGCCACGAGTTTCCGTTCAGCCTGATCCGGCGCATTTGCGGCGAGGAGACGGCGCGGGACGACGAGCTGCGGCGGCTCCTCGCGCATCTGGAGGCGGCGGAGTTCATCTACGAGTGCCCCGCCTTTCCCGAAGTCAATTACTCGTTCAAGCACGCGCTGACCCAGGAGGTGGCAGGGCGCTCGTTGCTCACGGAGCGGCGTACCACGCTGCACGAGCGCACCGCGCATGCGATCGAGGTGCTGTTCCCGACACGCATCGCCGATTACTGCAGCGAACTTGCGCATCACTACAGTCAGAGCGGAAACGTTCCCAAGGCGGTCGAATACCTGCATCGCGCGGCTCAGCAGGCGTTGCGCCATGCGGCCCATCACGATGCGATGAATCATCTCGGCGCAGCGCTGGCGTTGTTGAAGGGCTTGCCCGACACACCGATGCGCGCGCATTCGGAGTTGGCATTGCTGCTTTCCCTCGGGCCCGTCTTGATGGATGTGCGCGGGTATGGCGCGAACGAGGTGGGCGAGGCCTATCGGCGCGCACTCGAATTGTGCGAGCGCACCGGAGAGGCATCGCAACGCTTCGCGACGCAATTGGGATTGCGGATACATCACGGGGTGCGCGGCGAGCATGCGCTCGGCCTGGAACTGGGCATGCAGATGCTCAGGACGGCGCGGGAGGCGAACGATCCGGGCCTGCTCATCGAGGCGCATAGCGCGCTGGGTTCGTGCCTGTTTTTCCTGGGCGATTTCGGCGCTACCCGCACCCACGCGGAACAGGCGCTCGCGCTCTACGATCCGGATCAGCATCAGGCACACGCGTTCGCACACGGGGTGGATCCCGGCATCCGGGCACTCTGTTTTCTCATGCTGACGTTGTGGATTCAGGGGTATCCCGACCAGGCGCTCACACGCAGCGTCGAAGCGCTTGCGCTCGCGCAAAAGCTCGCTCATGGGCCCTCTCTGGCGTTCAGCCTGACGTACACGGCGCACCTGCATCAACTGCGGCGCGAGCCGATGCTGGCCGCCGAGCGCGCGGAAGCGGTCATTGCCGTGTCGACCGAGCACGGATTGCCGTACTGGCTCGCGTGGGGGACGCTGCTGCGAGGCTGGGCGACGAGCGTGCAAGGAAGCCTCCAGGACGGTATTGCACAGATGCGGCTGGGCCTCGACGCGCAGCGGGCTGCCGGCGGCGAGGATCAACGTCCTTATGCCCTCGCGTTGCTCGCCGACAGTTACTGGCGCGCGGATGACGAGAAGGCCGCACGGGGCATGCTGGATGAGGCGATGGCGATCGTCGAAAAATCCGGCGAGCATTGCTACGAAGCCGAGCTGTACCGGCTCACGGGAATCTGTCTGGCCGGCACGGTCACCACGGCACCTGAACGCGACGACGAAGCCATCGACTGCTTTCACAGAGCGATTGCGCGCGCGCGCCGGCAAGGTGCCAGGGCGCTGGAACTGCGGGCAGCGTCGGACCTCGCCCGGCTATTGCAACGACAGGGACGGGCCGACGAGGCCAGGCAAGTGCTGTCCGACGTATACGCATGCTTCACGGAAGGCTTCGATACAAGCGACCTGCAAGAGGCAAAAGCGCTGCTGGACGCATTGGGCGCGTACGCAGGATGA